The following proteins are encoded in a genomic region of Cryptomeria japonica chromosome 11, Sugi_1.0, whole genome shotgun sequence:
- the LOC131037603 gene encoding LRR receptor-like serine/threonine-protein kinase FLS2: MHALLRICIILLLFLRPCRCTMTDEESLIDFKNSIIPDPLNLFASWVPTIHFCNWTGVTCDPTRNRVQLLKLADMQLGGSISPSIGNLSFLTQLDLHNNTLAGRIPQEIGRLQGLKVLFLSINRLEGSIPKNLTSCKDLQVLLLAKNQFTGAIPGELSLLKNLQVLMLGSNNLSGNIPPSLGNLSYLETLYMGDLDLEGQIPPELGMLSSLTSFLLFENPRLKGLIPSSISNISGLVELALYGNQLTGPIPPELGRLSRAEVVLLWGNQLRGSIPATFANCTHLRKLDLEENRLSGAAPSDLGRLPNLQRLSLSSNQLVSGISLTIPILAALHNCTKLNILLISDNYLSGYLPEQLPTNLSSLSVDGNRITGRIPSSFANLTNLRDLYMSSNLLTGRIPSSLRSLRNLQRLFLDSNKLKGSIPREIGEMKSLGELSASHNMLSGQIPDTIGRLQQLTHLVLNNNLLSGKVPKSLGKCYNLQLLDLSNNQLRGRIPSEVASLPNLQFYLNLSRNSLQGSLPPGIGKMIHVQAIDVSANRLEGHIPATLESCEELGYLSLSSNELEGPIPDSLRRLKSLVSMDLSSNNLSGLIPVSLKSLNMLQYLNLSFNNLSGEVPKEGMFKNLTAASFMGNMFLCGEWIQLPPCPGVHNTQLKDHSSRIRIFAPLAGTITFLLVCLLIVGLIYRRRKVKSNVQNDMLPLELIKDKGVSYQEIFKATDGFNQEKLLGTGSFGSVYKGIMDDGTVAAFKRLNLQNEEANKSFMREFEVLAKVRHRNLVKIKSFCLEFGHRILVLEFMSKGNLETLLHSNGNSLTFIEILNIAIDVIHGLEYLHHDCFLEFAHCDIKPSNVLMNEDMTAHVADFGIARIVNGSDSSTSTITLKGSIGYIAPEYGIGGKVSTRGDIYSYGIMLLEMLTGKSPTNHMFVGGLELHKWVSMHFNNNLEEIIDMRMMEDTGQHEINQCLIPFLLIGLECSKESPNERPTAREVARVLETIKKRLFKA, translated from the exons ATGCATGCCCTGTTAAGAATCTGTATTATTCTGCTTCTTTTTCTACGGCCCTGTAGATGCACAATGACTGATGAGGAAAGTCTTATAGATTTCAAGAATTCCATCATTCCCGATCCTCTAAATTTATTTGCCAGTTGGGTCCCTACTATTCACTTTTGTAACTGGACTGGAGTTACTTGTGATCCAACAAGAAACAGAGTGCAATTGCTTAAGTTGGCAGATATGCAATTAGGGGGTTCCATCTCCCCTTCAATTGGTAATCTTTCATTCCTCACGCAACTTGATCTTCACAACAACACTCTTGCAGGCCGAATTCCACAAGAAATAGGGAGACTTCAAGGCCTAAAGGTTCTTTTTCTTTCAATCAATCGATTAGAAGGCTCCATTCCAAAAAATTTGACTTCATGCAAGGACTTACAAGTATTGTTACTGGCTAAGAATCAATTTACTGGAGCGATTCCTGGAGAGTTGAGTCTGCTTAAAAATCTCCAAGTCCTTATGCTTGGCTCCAATAATCTTTCTGGTAACATCCCTCCTTCCTTAGGAAATCTCTCTTACCTAGAAACATTGTATATGGGAGATCTCGACCTTGAAGGTCAGATTCCACCTGAATTGGGAATGCTCTCTAGCTTGACTTCCTTTCTTCTATTTGAGAATCCCCGTTTAAAAGGCCTTATTCCCTCGTCAATCTCAAATATATCAGGCTTAGTAGAGTTGGCCCTTTACGGAAACCAGTTGACCGGTCCCATCCCACCAGAATTGGGCAGGCTCTCTCGCGCTGAAGTTGTACTTTTATGGGGCAATCAGCTGAGAGGTAGTATTCCAGCCACATTTGCCAATTGTACACATCTGCGTAAGCTTGATTTGGAGGAAAATCGTCTCAGTGGAGCAGCACCATCGGATCTGGGGAGGCTTCCAAATCTTCAAAGGCTGAGTTTGTCATCCAATCAACTTGTTAGCGGCATTTCTCTGACCATCCCCATACTTGCAGCTCTGCACAATTGCACCAAGCTGAATATTCTATTGATTAGTGACAATTATTTGAGTGGATACTTGCCAGAGCAGCTTCCGACAAATCTCTCTTCGTTATCAGTAGATGGTAATAGAATCACAGGAAGGATACCTTCATCTTTTGCCAACCTAACCAATTTGAGGGACCTTTATATGTCTTCCAATCTCCTTACAGGCCGCATTCCATCCTCTCTGAGAAGCCTTCGTAACCTGCAAAGACTTTTTCTGGACAGCAACAAGCTAAAAGGAAGCATACCCCGTGAGATTGGCGAAATGAAAAGCCTTGGGGAGTTATCAGCCAGCCATAATATGCTTAGCGGACAGATACCTGATACAATTGGTCGACTTCAACAGTTAACACATCTTGTGCTTAACAACAACCTACTATCAGGGAAAGTACCTAAAAGTTTGGGAAAATGTTACAATTTGCAATTGCTAGACCTCTCCAACAATCAGTTGAGAGGACGCATACCTAGTGAAGTGGCAAGTCTTCCTAATTTACAGTTTTATCTCAATTTGTCCAGAAACTCGTTGCAAGGATCTCTACCTCCAGGAATTGGAAAGATGATTCATGTTCAAGCTATTGATGTTTCAGCTAACAGGTTAGAAGGTCACATTCCAGCTACTCttgaaagctgtgaagaacttggATATCTGAGTCTTTCTTCGAATGAATTGGAAGGCCCAATACCAGATTCTCTAAGGCGATTAAAAAGTCTTGTGAGTATGGATCTGTCTTCTAACAACCTCTCAGGTTTGATCCCTGTTTCTCTAAAGTCGCTGAATATGCTCCAGTATTTGAATTTATCTTTCAATAACCTCAGTGGAGAGGTACCAAAAGAAGGCATGTTTAAAAATTTGACAGCTGCATCATTTATGGGAAATATGTTTCTCTGTGGAGAGTGGATCCAGTTACCTCCATGCCCTGGGGTTCACAATACTCAGCTTAAAGACCACAGCAGCAGAATTAGAATTTTTGCACCACTTGCTGGAACCATAACCTTCCTATTAGTTTGTTTATTGATCGTGGGACTCATTTACAGGAGGCGCAAGGTCAAGTCTAATGTTCAGAATGACATGTTGCCTCTGGAGCTCATAAAGGACAAGGGGGTTTCCTATCAAGAAATCTTTAAAGCAACAGATGGATTTAACCAGGAAAAATTGTTGGGGACTGGAAGCTTTGGCTCAGTGTACAAAGGTATTATGGATGATGGTACAGTGGCTGCTTTCAAGCGCCTGAATTTACAAAATGAGGAAGCCAACAAGAGCTTCATGAGGGAATTCGAAGTGTTGGCAAAAGTTAGGCATAGGAATCTTGTAAAAATCAAATCCTTCTGCTTAGAATTTGGACACAGAATATTGGTTCTAGAGTTCATGTCCAAAGGAAATCTGGAGACACTGCTGCATTCCAATGGTAACTCATTGACCTTCATTGAGATATTGAACATAGCAATTGATGTTATCCATGGGTTAGAGTATTTGCACCATGACTGTTTTCTGGAGTTTGCACACTGTGATATAAAACCAAGTAATGTTCTTATGAACGAGGACATGACAGCACATGTAGCAGATTTTGGCATTGCCCGGATAGTTAACGGGTCAGACAGTAGTACTTCCACTATAACTCTGAAGGGATCCATAGGCTACATTGCACCAG AGTACGGAATTGGTGGGAAGGTATCCACGAGGGGTGATATTTACAGTTATGGTATTATGTTGTTGGAGATGTTAACTGGAAAGAGTCCAACCAACCATATGTTTGTGGGAGGATTGGAGCTCCACAAGTGGGTAAGCATGCATTTTAACAACAATTTGGAGGAGATTATTGACATGAGAATGATGGAAGATACAGGACAACACGAAATAAATCAATGCCTTATTCCATTTTTACTTATTGGGTTGGAGTGTTCAAAAGAGTCCCCCAACGAAAGACCTACGGCTAGAGAGGTCGCACGAGTATTGGAAACTATTAAGAAGAGACTTTTTAAGGCCTGA